A single Peromyscus eremicus unplaced genomic scaffold, PerEre_H2_v1 PerEre#2#unplaced_1518, whole genome shotgun sequence DNA region contains:
- the LOC131902047 gene encoding small ubiquitin-related modifier 2-like: MVKSTCCSADRCLFCDAADEETPALAMADEKPKEGVKTENNEHTKFKIKRHTPLSKLMKAYCERQGLSMRQIRFWFDGQPINETDTPAQLDVEDEDTIDVFQQQTGDVY; this comes from the coding sequence atggttaagagcacttgctgcagtGCCGACCGGTGCCTCTTTTGTGACGCGGCAGATGAGGAGACTCCAGCGCTCGCCATGGCGGACGAGAAACCCAAGGAAGGAGTCAAGACTGAGAACAACGAACATACTAAGTTTAAGATTAAGAGGCATACACCACTTAGTAAACTAATGAAAGCCTATTGTGAACGACAGGGTTTGTCAATGAGGCAGATCAGATTCTGGTTTGATGGGCAACCAATCAATGAAACAGATACACCTGCACAGTTGGACGTGGAGGATGAAGATACGATTGATGTGTTCCAGCAGCAGACAGGAGATGTCTACTAA